In Candidatus Binatus sp., the following proteins share a genomic window:
- a CDS encoding 4Fe-4S binding protein: MATVITSECINCGACEPECPNTAIYGGGVTWELNGATSPAIAQDIY; encoded by the coding sequence ATGGCGACGGTCATCACGAGCGAGTGCATCAATTGCGGGGCGTGCGAGCCCGAATGCCCCAACACCGCGATTTATGGCGGCGGTGTGACATGGGAATTGAATGGCGCGACCAGTCCGGCGATCGCGCAGGATATCTATTA